One bacterium genomic window carries:
- a CDS encoding response regulator translates to MSDLRFLVIEDDLFYQTYVNDLFAGTGIDIVNANDGEAGLAMAVAEKPDLIITDIEIPKIQGFVLLKNLRENPETKDIPVIMMSGKVEKDLLERHSRLSTHADGYLLKPFSGQDLLELIKGIMGFDLQSGAAGPGEGSSGGDHHERSTDPAVVTGQLNGQTGGEAAAPAGTAASETPAQKIPVDKAAGSMLALVVDDSQYILDVTKDFLNEMGAEVIVALDGESGFKQAVDTVPDVILLDVQMPGVNGFVVCEKLKKDPATAGIPVILMSAVVDDESFQRHSRLRYHADAYLQKPFMKSELQELVLGFTSSKITSAAGVESKKGFLVPSEDEWAATEARQPERDREIHRKLVEEVKKAREAIEAAKERERQMSEELEGVRRERDGFEEQLYRVKGSVESKEKDLTDKLTLTARRYEESRLEVESLTEKLRVLSAGQDVTRDDTQTARDLPALEGQLAELKRSLDSSIAENEKLKARLADTVTADKLAALEVQAAEYKNNLDLSLTENTQLRAHLADTREVDSLKGQVDDLSSRLESAAARADELAVLNKQLKKEMEGGSVEDEESTRRLRDAMDRAQQADQAKAALERDLAAAVAAKNEIEEQVKTLLADNRKSKRGETGQEKLETLRNENKGLMVRISEAESKTKWLAEVEKQLETVQKEADGLRQELESASREDESAELVTLREKLAATIRRAEKLEADNTELAESMSVVDEIKAERDELSEKTADLEKQLVESMKLAAEEAGSRKAAAERLEGLLQEKQLLEADLEEARKLMDKSDEDDDRVAALEAELAAANKLRAQSEKQVKELRSSAVQGDANAGRISELEESRQELADRLGEVQDERDELAEKVAELSAAPFKAAGEEGGSSGFTDDRLDHLEKILSKTVAEAQAALMEQKDRELALERSVESLMHSLDEERTFFREERDKWRERENELKDAFENALRESRRIMGEEAARLYPMHIPRQARPLEVVTGMRKYGVTAALAAAAVVLFLSGHFILSRFDAPQEKTAVSSGGQQTQPVTRTPEPQETSRPPVPYLSSSGPGDSYEELWRRNTVQSVSEDMMLQATFHTKQELEAAIRYTASKEGWTNERVAKAMGDLASTYDLEESFYVTIFSKNLKGGYPGYADNFERHISLRDGTGHEARAQLPAELERSKFISSRVSAAGKEMNPVFLYEVGLTVAFPRKELGSSPQGLQLVLYDVGAVPMRVLTWDMGAVSSLDPGHETSP, encoded by the coding sequence ATGTCTGACCTGCGATTCCTCGTCATCGAGGACGACCTTTTCTATCAAACCTATGTGAACGATCTCTTCGCCGGGACCGGCATAGATATCGTCAACGCGAACGATGGAGAGGCCGGGCTTGCGATGGCTGTTGCCGAAAAGCCGGACCTCATCATAACCGACATCGAGATCCCCAAGATCCAGGGTTTCGTCCTTTTAAAAAACCTCCGGGAAAACCCGGAGACAAAGGATATCCCCGTCATCATGATGTCGGGGAAGGTGGAAAAAGATCTTCTGGAGCGTCATTCGAGGCTCAGTACACACGCCGACGGATACCTGTTGAAACCGTTCAGCGGCCAGGATCTTCTCGAACTCATTAAAGGGATCATGGGCTTTGATTTGCAGTCCGGGGCTGCCGGTCCCGGAGAGGGCTCCTCCGGAGGAGATCATCACGAAAGAAGTACTGATCCGGCGGTCGTAACCGGCCAGCTGAATGGCCAGACAGGCGGCGAGGCCGCGGCACCAGCGGGCACCGCAGCGTCGGAAACTCCGGCACAAAAGATTCCGGTGGATAAAGCCGCAGGCTCCATGCTGGCCCTTGTGGTGGACGATTCACAGTATATCCTCGATGTCACTAAAGACTTTCTTAATGAGATGGGGGCCGAGGTGATCGTCGCCTTGGACGGCGAATCCGGTTTCAAACAGGCGGTGGACACGGTTCCTGACGTCATCCTTCTCGACGTCCAGATGCCAGGGGTCAACGGTTTTGTCGTTTGCGAGAAACTGAAAAAGGATCCCGCTACGGCCGGAATCCCGGTTATCCTCATGTCGGCTGTCGTGGACGACGAATCTTTCCAGCGGCATTCCAGACTTCGATATCACGCCGACGCCTATCTCCAGAAACCGTTCATGAAATCGGAACTTCAGGAACTCGTCCTTGGTTTCACCTCGTCGAAGATTACCAGCGCCGCGGGTGTCGAGAGCAAAAAAGGGTTCCTTGTCCCGTCGGAAGATGAGTGGGCGGCTACGGAAGCCCGACAGCCTGAAAGAGATCGGGAGATACACAGGAAGCTCGTGGAGGAGGTCAAAAAAGCACGGGAGGCCATCGAGGCCGCGAAGGAACGTGAGCGGCAGATGTCAGAGGAGCTCGAGGGGGTCCGCCGGGAAAGAGATGGTTTCGAGGAACAGCTGTACCGCGTAAAAGGATCCGTCGAGAGTAAGGAAAAGGACCTGACCGATAAGCTGACCCTGACAGCCCGCCGCTACGAGGAATCACGGCTTGAGGTCGAGAGCCTCACGGAAAAGCTCCGCGTGTTATCGGCCGGTCAGGATGTGACGAGGGATGACACTCAAACAGCCCGCGATCTCCCCGCACTGGAAGGCCAGCTCGCGGAGTTGAAGCGCAGCCTCGATTCGAGTATCGCTGAAAACGAAAAGCTCAAAGCCCGTCTTGCCGATACCGTAACTGCCGACAAGCTCGCGGCATTGGAGGTTCAGGCCGCGGAATACAAGAACAACCTCGATCTGAGTCTCACCGAGAACACACAACTGCGGGCCCATCTCGCTGACACCAGGGAGGTGGATTCACTTAAGGGACAGGTTGATGATCTCAGCTCCCGTCTGGAAAGCGCGGCTGCCAGGGCCGATGAACTGGCTGTGCTGAATAAACAGTTAAAGAAGGAGATGGAAGGAGGGAGCGTCGAAGACGAGGAGTCGACCCGGCGTCTGCGAGATGCCATGGACCGGGCCCAACAGGCGGACCAGGCGAAAGCCGCCCTGGAAAGAGACCTTGCGGCTGCTGTAGCCGCCAAAAACGAGATCGAGGAACAGGTTAAAACCCTCCTGGCCGATAACAGGAAAAGCAAGCGGGGCGAAACCGGTCAGGAAAAGCTGGAAACTCTCAGAAATGAGAACAAGGGGTTGATGGTCCGCATCTCGGAGGCCGAATCCAAGACCAAGTGGCTTGCCGAAGTGGAAAAGCAGCTTGAAACCGTGCAGAAGGAAGCCGACGGACTCCGGCAGGAGCTGGAAAGCGCATCCAGGGAAGACGAAAGCGCTGAGCTGGTAACCCTCCGTGAGAAACTGGCTGCCACGATCAGGAGAGCCGAGAAACTGGAAGCGGATAATACTGAACTTGCCGAGTCCATGTCGGTCGTGGACGAGATCAAGGCCGAAAGGGACGAACTGTCCGAAAAAACCGCCGATCTCGAGAAGCAGCTGGTCGAGAGCATGAAACTGGCTGCCGAAGAGGCCGGGTCGAGGAAAGCTGCGGCCGAGCGTCTGGAAGGCCTGCTGCAGGAAAAACAGCTCCTTGAGGCGGACCTCGAGGAGGCCCGGAAGCTGATGGACAAGTCCGACGAGGACGACGACCGTGTCGCTGCGCTCGAGGCGGAACTTGCGGCGGCAAACAAGCTCAGGGCCCAGAGCGAAAAACAGGTAAAAGAGCTTCGTTCATCGGCAGTCCAGGGCGATGCGAACGCCGGCAGGATCTCGGAACTGGAGGAATCCCGGCAGGAATTGGCCGACAGGCTGGGAGAGGTCCAGGATGAACGGGACGAACTGGCAGAAAAGGTAGCTGAACTTTCAGCTGCCCCCTTTAAAGCCGCGGGAGAAGAAGGCGGGTCGTCCGGCTTCACGGACGACCGGCTCGACCATCTCGAGAAGATACTCAGCAAGACCGTGGCCGAGGCGCAAGCCGCTCTCATGGAACAGAAGGACCGTGAACTGGCCCTGGAGAGGAGCGTGGAGTCTCTCATGCACTCCCTGGACGAGGAAAGGACCTTTTTCAGGGAGGAGAGGGATAAATGGCGGGAACGGGAAAATGAGCTCAAGGACGCCTTCGAAAACGCTCTGAGAGAAAGCCGTCGCATCATGGGTGAGGAGGCCGCGCGTCTTTACCCCATGCACATCCCCCGGCAGGCCCGCCCCCTGGAAGTTGTCACGGGTATGAGGAAATACGGAGTCACAGCGGCTCTCGCGGCGGCGGCAGTGGTTCTTTTCCTGTCCGGACATTTCATTCTCTCCAGATTTGATGCTCCCCAGGAGAAAACGGCCGTTTCTTCCGGGGGGCAGCAGACCCAACCCGTGACCCGGACGCCGGAACCTCAGGAAACATCCCGACCGCCCGTACCTTACCTGTCTTCATCAGGTCCCGGTGACAGCTACGAGGAGTTGTGGAGGAGGAACACGGTTCAGTCGGTCTCCGAGGATATGATGCTCCAGGCCACTTTTCACACGAAGCAGGAGCTCGAGGCGGCCATCAGGTACACAGCCTCCAAGGAGGGGTGGACCAACGAGAGGGTTGCAAAAGCCATGGGGGACCTGGCCAGCACCTACGATCTGGAGGAGTCCTTCTACGTCACCATTTTCAGCAAGAACCTCAAGGGAGGCTACCCCGGATACGCCGACAACTTCGAAAGGCACATCTCCCTGCGAGACGGAACGGGTCATGAAGCCCGGGCTCAACTGCCGGCGGAACTGGAGCGCAGCAAGTTTATCTCAAGCCGCGTTTCGGCAGCGGGCAAGGAGATGAATCCCGTTTTTCTTTACGAGGTCGGTCTCACGGTCGCCTTCCCGAGAAAAGAGCTCGGATCGTCCCCGCAGGGACTTCAGCTGGTCCTGTACGATGTCGGTGCCGTCCCCATGAGAGTCCTCACGTGGGACATGGGTGCCGTCAGTTCCCTTGACCCCGGCCATGAAACAAGCCCTTGA
- a CDS encoding sigma-54 dependent transcriptional regulator, with product MSLKGKGKILIVDDERSMREMLEIFLRREGYAVAGSANAAGALAAMAGEDSFDLVVSDINMPGLSGLDLLREVRKSDSGIPVIMITAYGSPDSAVEAMKLGAADYITKPFRIEEIKSRISAVIERRKLAEENVQLHRLLQDQFSFENIVGRSPGMKRMFEVIERVSPMDSTVVITGASGTGKELIARALHHHGAGRKGPFVSVNCGALVETLLESELFGHRKGSFTGADSNRQGLFETASGGTLFLDEITETSSALQVKLLRAIQEREVVPVGGTLPVKVDARIIVATNRDLAGEVKKGNFREDLYYRLNVIHIQVPALRERREDIPLLMEHFFKRLATRQGRTLGSVAPEAMRHLMGYGYPGNVRELENIVERAVALATGDELTPDLLPEEVLRAPAVRSPEAAAMDGEGDLDARVADYERQLILSALRQTGGNRTRAAEFLGITFRSLRYRLKKLGMAEDD from the coding sequence TTGAGCCTGAAGGGCAAGGGGAAGATCCTCATCGTGGACGACGAGCGCTCCATGAGGGAGATGCTGGAGATCTTCCTCAGGCGTGAGGGGTATGCCGTTGCCGGCAGCGCCAACGCGGCCGGCGCCCTGGCGGCCATGGCCGGCGAAGACTCGTTCGATCTGGTTGTCAGCGACATCAACATGCCTGGCTTGAGCGGCCTGGACCTGCTCAGGGAGGTCCGAAAAAGTGACTCCGGTATCCCGGTGATCATGATCACCGCTTACGGCTCCCCCGACTCGGCCGTGGAGGCCATGAAACTGGGAGCCGCCGACTACATCACCAAGCCGTTCCGCATCGAGGAGATCAAGAGCCGGATAAGCGCCGTCATCGAGAGGCGAAAGCTGGCCGAGGAGAACGTTCAGCTCCACCGCCTGCTCCAGGACCAGTTCAGCTTCGAGAACATCGTGGGCCGGAGCCCGGGGATGAAGCGGATGTTCGAGGTCATCGAGCGCGTCAGCCCCATGGACAGCACCGTGGTGATCACCGGCGCGAGCGGGACAGGCAAGGAACTCATCGCAAGGGCCCTGCACCACCACGGCGCCGGCCGGAAGGGGCCCTTCGTTTCGGTCAACTGCGGGGCCCTGGTGGAAACCCTCCTGGAAAGCGAGCTGTTCGGGCACAGGAAGGGCTCGTTCACCGGGGCCGACTCCAACCGGCAGGGGCTTTTCGAGACAGCCAGCGGCGGGACCCTGTTCCTGGACGAGATCACCGAGACCTCCAGCGCCCTGCAGGTCAAGCTGCTGCGGGCCATCCAGGAACGGGAGGTGGTTCCCGTGGGGGGGACCTTACCGGTCAAGGTGGACGCGAGGATCATCGTCGCGACCAACAGGGATCTTGCGGGGGAGGTGAAGAAGGGGAATTTCCGTGAGGACCTGTATTACCGTCTGAACGTCATCCATATCCAGGTCCCGGCACTCAGGGAAAGGCGCGAGGACATCCCGCTCCTGATGGAGCACTTTTTCAAGCGTCTTGCCACGAGGCAGGGACGGACCCTGGGGTCCGTCGCCCCCGAGGCGATGCGGCATCTCATGGGATACGGTTACCCGGGTAACGTGAGGGAACTGGAAAATATCGTGGAAAGAGCTGTCGCACTGGCTACAGGGGATGAGCTGACGCCTGATCTCCTTCCTGAGGAGGTCCTGCGGGCGCCGGCTGTCCGGTCCCCGGAGGCTGCGGCCATGGACGGGGAAGGGGACCTGGACGCCCGGGTGGCCGATTACGAGAGGCAGCTCATCCTTTCGGCACTCCGGCAGACGGGAGGCAACCGGACCAGGGCGGCCGAGTTCCTGGGAATCACCTTCCGGTCTCTTCGGTACCGCCTCAAGAAGCTGGGAATGGCGGAGGATGACTGA